A genomic window from Vigna radiata var. radiata cultivar VC1973A chromosome 2, Vradiata_ver6, whole genome shotgun sequence includes:
- the LOC106756404 gene encoding uncharacterized protein LOC106756404 isoform X1: MMDLRFNRNKWVGNIYQKFEAVCHEVDDIVCQDAKKYLENQVQNVGDSVKKFYSGVVHELLPLNSSVNSQYEDHLLVAETNKIDFSVDSVCKDNNKKRDEENPINHYHVALMNSNANDIADHKQHGVPVKNIDELGLFSLELEGSCITKEEVGVDSSGTSKSKKENFHISFEEASIGIADYNQDGVPVKNILANQESDESCSVSLELENSCITQEEVGLDSRGTSESERENFHTCFEEFAAESDPKPMNLMSVGEKESLEFPIHSESSCDTFDSGWEVSIKTKVSIDENAGKNSCLIADENAMNSSPSQAWSPHSLDEEIPINYFSLALHDTNGTSIADIPKVGVHTRNVNQVSDESCTVSLEMEDSYIPQEEVGDESRGTFVSTKENIHTGSEVVALESVPKPLNMISVGEKESLEFPIHREPCFDSFDSRSKVSIRTNDNRDVNPPQNSRLTVEENARNSSTSQVLSSQSLDEEESTNVSLFRESSNANQNTHGILAEVSSDVSVSSERPMTRTEPSCSSSSLSSGSLYSESHGRYSFENESCKRNPGDASPCISDSFVLPGCCESSTHPAGQVTEPQSGLVFSGFCQSMGSKDKSLMISLESCTEVIQLKDDDPKLEKSCVNVVDSELHAVACRTRKLRSYKKRIQDAFASKKRLSKEYEQLAIWYGDCDIEPRHDFSETLLPLSTRTDMESNNVQEEHDSESFHSQLLKMENQLSFLGTVQIQMKENELNELKHACFYYFSFSHHSL; this comes from the exons ATGATGGATTTGAGGTTTAACCGTAATAAATGGGTTGGGAATATTTACCAGAAGTTTGAAGCAGTGTGCCACGAAGTGGATGATATTGTATGCCAG GATGCTAAAAAATATCTTGAGAATCAGGTACAGAATGTTGGAGATAGTGTGAAAAAGTTTTATTCTGGAGTTGTACATGAACTGCTCCCCTTAAATTCATCGGTCAATTCACAATATGAAGATCATCTTCTAGTAGCTGAGACAAATAAAATTGACTTTTCAGTAGATTCTGTTtgtaaagataataataaaaaaagggaTGAGGAAAATCCCATCAATCATTATCATGTGGCATTGATGAATTCCAATGCCAATGATATTGCTGATCATAAGCAACACGGTGTTCCTGTCAAAAACATCGATGAATTGGGTTTGTTTTCCCTGGAGTTGGAAGGTTCTTGCATCACCAAAGAAGAAGTTGGTGTTGACTCAAGTGGAACTTCCAAGTCTAAGAAAGAAAACTTCCACATCAGCTTTGAAGAGGCTTCCATTGGTATTGCTGATTATAATCAAGATGGCGTTCCTGTCAAGAACATCCTTGCAAATCAAGAGAGTGATGAATCGTGCTCAGTTTCCCTGGAGTTGGAAAATTCTTGCATCACTCAGGAAGAAGTTGGTCTTGACTCAAGAGGAACTTCTGAGTCTGAGAGAGAAAACTTCCACACCTGCTTTGAAGAGTTTGCTGCTGAGTCTGATCCTAAACCAATGAACTTGATGTCTGTTGGAGAGAAAGAATCCCTGGAATTCCCAATACACAGTGAATCTTCTTGTGATACTTTTGACAGTGGATGGGAAGTTTCAATCAAAACAAAGGTTAGCATAGACGAGAATGCAGGGAAAAACTCATGTCTGATTGCTGATGAAAATGCTATGAATTCATCCCCCTCCCAGGCGTGGAGTCCCCATAGTCTTGACGAGGAAAttccaattaattatttttctttggcaTTGCACGATACTAATGGCACTTCTATTGCTGATATTCCGAAAGTTGGTGTTCATACCAGGAACGTAAATCAAGTTAGTGACGAATCTTGCACAGTTTCCCTAGAGATGGAAGATTCTTACATTCCTCAGGAAGAGGTTGGTGATGAATCCAGAGGAACTTTTGTATCTACAAAAGAAAACATCCATACAGGCAGTGAAGTGGTTGCTCTTGAATCTGTTCCTAAACCATTGAACATGATCTCTGTTGGAGAGAAAGAATCCCTGGAATTTCCTATACACCGAGAACCTTGTTTTGATTCTTTCGACAGTCGATCCAAAGTTTCAATCAGAACAAATGATAACAGAGATGTGAATCCACCACAAAATTCACGCTTGACTGTTGAAGAAAATGCTAGGAATTCATCCACATCCCAAGTGTTGAGTTCCCAGTCTCTAGATGAGGAAGAATCAACTAATGTTTCCTTGTTTAGGGAATCATCTAATGCCAACCAGAACACACATGGTATACTAGCTGAAGTTTCATCTGATGTTTCAGTGTCAAGTGAAAGGCCTATGACAAGGACAGAACCTTCATGTTCCAGTAGTTCCTTATCTTCGGGCAGTCTGTATTCGGAGTCGCATGGAAGATACTcctttgaaaatgaatcttgcAAAAGAAATCCAGGTGATGCTTCTCCGTGTATTTCAGATAGTTTTGTTTTGCCTGGATGTTGTGAATCTTCCACCCATCCAGCTGGTCAAGTCACGGAACCTCAGAGTGGTCTGGTGTTCTCTGGTTTCTGTCAATCTATGGGATCAAAAG ATAAATCTCTGATGATTTCCCTTGAATCCTGCACTGAAGTCATTCAATTGAAGGATGATGATCCGAAGCTGGAGAAAAGCTGTGTAAATGTGGTTGATAGTGAACTCCATGCAGTTGCCTGTAGAACTCGAAAGCTTCGATCATATAAG AAAAGAATCCAGGATGCATTTGCTTCAAAGAAGAGGTTATCCAAGGAGTATGAACAGTTAGCAATATGGTATGGAGACTGTGATATTGAGCCTAGACATGATTTTTCGGAAACTTTATTACCATTAAGCACCAGAACGGATATGGAATCAAACAATGTGCAAGAGGAGCATGATTCAGAAA GTTTCCATTCCCAGCTCCTGAAGATGGAAAATCAGTTGTCATTTTTGGGAACtgtccaaatacaaatgaaggaaaatgaattgaatgagttaaagcATGCCTGcttctattatttttccttttcacatCATTCATTGTAg
- the LOC106756404 gene encoding uncharacterized protein LOC106756404 isoform X7: MMDLRFNRNKWVGNIYQKFEAVCHEVDDIVCQDAKKYLENQVQNVGDSVKKFYSGVVHELLPLNSSVNSQYEDHLLVAETNKIDFSVDSVCKDNNKKRDEENPINHYHVALMNSNANDIADHKQHGVPVKNIDELGLFSLELEGSCITKEEVGVDSSGTSKSKKENFHISFEEASIGIADYNQDGVPVKNILANQESDESCSVSLELENSCITQEEVGLDSRGTSESERENFHTCFEEFAAESDPKPMNLMSVGEKESLEFPIHSESSCDTFDSGWEVSIKTKVSIDENAGKNSCLIADENAMNSSPSQAWSPHSLDEEIPINYFSLALHDTNGTSIADIPKVGVHTRNVNQVSDESCTVSLEMEDSYIPQEEVGDESRGTFVSTKENIHTGSEVVALESVPKPLNMISVGEKESLEFPIHREPCFDSFDSRSKVSIRTNDNRDVNPPQNSRLTVEENARNSSTSQVLSSQSLDEEESTNVSLFRESSNANQNTHGILAEVSSDVSVSSERPMTRTEPSCSSSSLSSGSLYSESHGRYSFENESCKRNPGDASPCISDSFVLPGCCESSTHPAGQVTEPQSGLVFSGFCQSMGSKDKSLMISLESCTEVIQLKDDDPKLEKSCVNVVDSELHAVACRTRKLRSYKNPGCICFKEEVIQGV; this comes from the exons ATGATGGATTTGAGGTTTAACCGTAATAAATGGGTTGGGAATATTTACCAGAAGTTTGAAGCAGTGTGCCACGAAGTGGATGATATTGTATGCCAG GATGCTAAAAAATATCTTGAGAATCAGGTACAGAATGTTGGAGATAGTGTGAAAAAGTTTTATTCTGGAGTTGTACATGAACTGCTCCCCTTAAATTCATCGGTCAATTCACAATATGAAGATCATCTTCTAGTAGCTGAGACAAATAAAATTGACTTTTCAGTAGATTCTGTTtgtaaagataataataaaaaaagggaTGAGGAAAATCCCATCAATCATTATCATGTGGCATTGATGAATTCCAATGCCAATGATATTGCTGATCATAAGCAACACGGTGTTCCTGTCAAAAACATCGATGAATTGGGTTTGTTTTCCCTGGAGTTGGAAGGTTCTTGCATCACCAAAGAAGAAGTTGGTGTTGACTCAAGTGGAACTTCCAAGTCTAAGAAAGAAAACTTCCACATCAGCTTTGAAGAGGCTTCCATTGGTATTGCTGATTATAATCAAGATGGCGTTCCTGTCAAGAACATCCTTGCAAATCAAGAGAGTGATGAATCGTGCTCAGTTTCCCTGGAGTTGGAAAATTCTTGCATCACTCAGGAAGAAGTTGGTCTTGACTCAAGAGGAACTTCTGAGTCTGAGAGAGAAAACTTCCACACCTGCTTTGAAGAGTTTGCTGCTGAGTCTGATCCTAAACCAATGAACTTGATGTCTGTTGGAGAGAAAGAATCCCTGGAATTCCCAATACACAGTGAATCTTCTTGTGATACTTTTGACAGTGGATGGGAAGTTTCAATCAAAACAAAGGTTAGCATAGACGAGAATGCAGGGAAAAACTCATGTCTGATTGCTGATGAAAATGCTATGAATTCATCCCCCTCCCAGGCGTGGAGTCCCCATAGTCTTGACGAGGAAAttccaattaattatttttctttggcaTTGCACGATACTAATGGCACTTCTATTGCTGATATTCCGAAAGTTGGTGTTCATACCAGGAACGTAAATCAAGTTAGTGACGAATCTTGCACAGTTTCCCTAGAGATGGAAGATTCTTACATTCCTCAGGAAGAGGTTGGTGATGAATCCAGAGGAACTTTTGTATCTACAAAAGAAAACATCCATACAGGCAGTGAAGTGGTTGCTCTTGAATCTGTTCCTAAACCATTGAACATGATCTCTGTTGGAGAGAAAGAATCCCTGGAATTTCCTATACACCGAGAACCTTGTTTTGATTCTTTCGACAGTCGATCCAAAGTTTCAATCAGAACAAATGATAACAGAGATGTGAATCCACCACAAAATTCACGCTTGACTGTTGAAGAAAATGCTAGGAATTCATCCACATCCCAAGTGTTGAGTTCCCAGTCTCTAGATGAGGAAGAATCAACTAATGTTTCCTTGTTTAGGGAATCATCTAATGCCAACCAGAACACACATGGTATACTAGCTGAAGTTTCATCTGATGTTTCAGTGTCAAGTGAAAGGCCTATGACAAGGACAGAACCTTCATGTTCCAGTAGTTCCTTATCTTCGGGCAGTCTGTATTCGGAGTCGCATGGAAGATACTcctttgaaaatgaatcttgcAAAAGAAATCCAGGTGATGCTTCTCCGTGTATTTCAGATAGTTTTGTTTTGCCTGGATGTTGTGAATCTTCCACCCATCCAGCTGGTCAAGTCACGGAACCTCAGAGTGGTCTGGTGTTCTCTGGTTTCTGTCAATCTATGGGATCAAAAG ATAAATCTCTGATGATTTCCCTTGAATCCTGCACTGAAGTCATTCAATTGAAGGATGATGATCCGAAGCTGGAGAAAAGCTGTGTAAATGTGGTTGATAGTGAACTCCATGCAGTTGCCTGTAGAACTCGAAAGCTTCGATCATATAAG AATCCAGGATGCATTTGCTTCAAAGAAGAGGTTATCCAAGGAGTATGA